The genomic segment CATTGCCCATATCCTACCAGAATTACTTAGGAATCCGAGCAGcttgtttcttattttcatattttaactAATATAGGGTATGCTTCCAAACAGAGCAAGGCTGTGATCTCAGGACACTGCTTTGAAACcgtttttctccctgtttcatTATAATATATTTTACCAGTATTCCATCCTGACTGCAAAATCAGTGGAATcttcaaagtaaaaatatacCACTTCTCTTAAGTATGCACTAAAATCAAAGCCAAACTTTTGTCCTTGATTTCTGCTGATCTCCAGATTATTGTCAAGGATGTATAGTTGAATTATAACCTTGGTTTTTCATACAGGTCAATGGCATCCCTGCTAGTGACTCATACAGATCATAAAAGTATATTTCCAaggggtgtgtgtatataggTGGGCTGAACAGCTTGAGCTGGTTTATAAAAACAAGGGCCTCAAGCCATCTGCACTTAACCATTCTTTTGTTCCAGCTGCCATTCTGCTCTACTAGCCACATCACCAGGGCAACATGGCATTCACAGGCAAATATGAATTTGAAGGCGATGAGAACTATGAGGAATTTGTGAAGAAGATTGGTAAGTATGTCTTAAAGGTtataaattagtttttaaaaagaaggtgtttttttttactgaaatgtgCTGAGATCAGCAGGGGCTGAGACTGGTAGGATTGCTCTGCACCTCAGCAAGGAGATTCAGTTCTCATTCTTGCAAGAACAACTGTCAGCCCCAGGAAATAGTCCTGGTTTACAGTAGTATTCCTTTTCAGTGGCAGCAGAATGAAGGGCCAAGATGAGCGCAGTATCACGAAGATCACTTTTTCTGTCCTTAGTGTTCATCAATGAGGAATATAAATGCAGCATGAAAATGCTTGTCAAAAATCTTATACAGGAACAGGTTTCTGTGAGTGCTTTCAGAAGACCGTGCAAACCTGTTTCAGATTACCCTGAAAAATCTTTTAGGGACACTATGATCTGTGCGCATAAAGTCAGTGCTtgtgttcatttgtttaaaaagcaatagCAAATAGATATGTGCAGCTATATAGCAAAGGCACCTGCATGTGTAGCTTAAGCAGGggaatatttatatatactttGTATCTGTACATTTATTCTGTGTATAATTTCTCAGGAGAAAGAATGCAAGACTAAAACTTATTATTTTATCAAATGCATTGATTATTCTATATCTTCCTTTATAGCAGCAATTTAAACTCAGAGCTTTGatactgctgtaaaaaaaaaaaaaaaaatccaaaacaaatcAGATACTCAGACACCAGCGTCTGAGACCACGCATACCATTAGCATGCTTCAACTCAAATACAACTGTTAGGCTATTAGATTTGATAAACTGTGTGTTTCTATTGATTAAGGTCTCCCCAGTGACAAGATTGAAAAGGGAAGGGATTGCAAAATAATCACTGAGGTGGTACAGAATGGAAATGACTTTATCTGGACACAGCATTTCCCAGGAGGCCACACCACGACCAACACATTCACAATTGGCAAGGAAGCAGACATGGAGACAATGGGTGGTAAAAAGTTCAAGGTAAATTAATCTAGCTCTTCAGTTCTATGCTGTTGCAGTTTTTAAATTTAGGGTGAAAATCAAGTCTGTATAAGGAATATGTCCTTATGTCCTTGAAagtgtggttttggggttttttccatctgtCATAGCttagaaacataattttttccttcatttcttgaTACCTAAACCTGATTTTAAAGAGCTGGAACTTCAGCTGTACATACTAATATGTACACACTAATAAAGAGCAAGGGTAGAGTGTCAAGCACCTACTGGTGTTGCAGCTCAAGCAAACGTAATGCTCATTAAAACCCTGAAGCACTGGCTGGCAGCTGTGTCATTGTCCAGCCCCATACAGCAACTGCAGCGCACTCTGAGGGGAGTGCTATGGTCCCTGGCTCTTCCCATGCCTGTCAGCAGTGCTCACCTTTTGAAGTCACCTGTGCCCGAGTCTTAAGAGACTGTGTGAaatgaagggggggggggggggggggggggggcggggcggaaATATCTCTGTATCCTCCTTGTTGGAAGTACAGAGCAACTTGCAACTTAAGCAGCCCCTAGCGAGAAGGAAGATTACACAATAATGATCTGCTCCTGTCATGGACAAAATCTTGATACAAAACCTGCTGTAAAACAGTTGTTTCGCTTACCTTAACCCTTTAAATATATGAGAAATGTATAAGACACCTTGGGACAGCTGAACTCTGCATTTGTGAGGTGTCCAGAGCCCTACAATAGATTACTGGATAAATGCTTTGTTTACACTGAAGAGACAGGAAAACCAGCAATTGCATCAGGGAGCTATGACAAACTGAGAAAAGCAATAGCATCACATGATTTCCAGGATGCTTTTTCAGTCATACCTTTCTGCTTATGAGAGGGAAAACACCCATGTGTCTGACTTCGAGAACCCTAACAGAATAAGACACAATTTTACTTGGTCATTTTATTGCAaacttatttctgaaatattacaaatttcattctcttctttttGGCCCTGTGCACCTCAGCAGTCCAAAGCCTATTAAGTAGCCAAAGATGGAGGCAGATCAAATGAGTCTCAGCAGAGAAACCACTGCCCTTTAGTATAGTGTCACTAAACAATACATAAACCAGTAAAGTGGTTT from the Phalacrocorax aristotelis chromosome 8, bGulAri2.1, whole genome shotgun sequence genome contains:
- the FABP6 gene encoding gastrotropin, whose amino-acid sequence is MAFTGKYEFEGDENYEEFVKKIGLPSDKIEKGRDCKIITEVVQNGNDFIWTQHFPGGHTTTNTFTIGKEADMETMGGKKFKATVKMEDGKIVADFPNYHHTAEISGGKLVEISTTSGVVYKRTSKRIA